One window from the genome of Nitrospira sp. SG-bin1 encodes:
- the flgC gene encoding flagellar basal body rod protein FlgC (with FlgF and B makes up the proximal portion of the flagellar basal body rod): MEMSDSLAVSVSGLDAQRRRLNVIASNLANAQSTKTPGGGPYKRRDVVFRSTAVPSTFQRAFRQVAVGPSAHALEGVSVARVVEDPKPGQLIYDPHHPDADAKGFVRLPNVNVMEEMVNMIGASRAYEANVQAINATRAMWNKALEIGR; encoded by the coding sequence ATGGAAATGTCGGATAGCCTAGCCGTATCGGTTTCCGGATTGGATGCCCAACGTCGGCGGCTCAATGTGATCGCGAGCAATCTTGCCAACGCCCAATCGACAAAAACGCCGGGAGGAGGTCCCTACAAGCGACGGGATGTCGTCTTTCGCTCCACGGCGGTGCCGAGCACGTTTCAGCGGGCGTTTCGCCAAGTCGCGGTCGGACCCTCCGCGCACGCCCTCGAAGGAGTCTCCGTCGCGCGGGTGGTGGAAGATCCCAAGCCAGGGCAGCTCATCTATGACCCCCATCATCCGGATGCCGACGCCAAAGGATTTGTGCGTCTCCCCAATGTCAATGTCATGGAAGAGATGGTGAACATGATCGGCGCATCGCGTGCGTACGAAGCGAACGTGCAAGCCATCAACGCGACACGCGCCATGTGGAACAAGGCCCTCGAAATCGGGAGGTGA